The proteins below are encoded in one region of Cystobacter fuscus DSM 2262:
- the larE gene encoding ATP-dependent sacrificial sulfur transferase LarE, which produces MLTPERIQALCESSRPKLEAMRAQLRAHGSALVAFSGGVDSTFVLKIAVEELGERALALTALSASVAPEEEREARELAARLGARHVVVSSDELSNPQYAANPTNRCYFCKTELYDLCEVQRRERGLAVVLDGFNADDFKDHRPGHKAAQEHAVRSPLALAGLTKEEIRAWSHALGLPTWDKPQMACLASRIPYGTSVTRERLFQIAGAESELRKRGFRQFRVRYHQEVARIELAAEEYERFLSAELRREVDAAFKALGFKFVALDLEPFRSGRMNDAAGISRPSADVHPLPVVS; this is translated from the coding sequence ATGCTGACCCCCGAGCGCATCCAGGCCCTGTGTGAGTCCTCCCGCCCCAAGCTCGAGGCGATGCGCGCCCAGCTGCGCGCGCATGGCTCGGCGTTGGTGGCCTTCTCTGGCGGCGTGGACTCCACCTTCGTGCTGAAGATCGCCGTGGAGGAGCTGGGCGAGCGCGCCCTGGCGCTCACGGCGCTGTCGGCCTCGGTGGCCCCCGAGGAGGAGCGCGAGGCGCGCGAGCTGGCGGCCCGGCTGGGCGCCCGGCACGTGGTGGTGTCCAGCGACGAGCTGTCCAACCCCCAGTACGCGGCCAACCCCACCAACCGCTGCTACTTCTGCAAGACGGAGCTGTATGACTTGTGCGAGGTCCAGCGCCGGGAGCGGGGGCTCGCGGTGGTGCTGGACGGCTTCAACGCGGACGACTTCAAGGATCACCGCCCGGGGCACAAGGCCGCCCAGGAGCACGCGGTGCGCTCGCCCCTGGCGCTCGCGGGGCTGACCAAGGAGGAGATCCGCGCCTGGAGCCACGCCCTGGGGCTGCCCACCTGGGACAAGCCGCAGATGGCGTGCCTGGCGTCGCGCATCCCCTATGGCACCTCGGTGACGCGCGAGCGGCTCTTCCAGATCGCCGGCGCCGAGTCCGAGCTGCGCAAGCGCGGCTTCCGCCAGTTCCGCGTGCGCTACCACCAGGAGGTGGCGCGCATCGAGCTGGCCGCCGAGGAGTACGAGCGCTTCCTGTCCGCCGAGCTGCGGCGCGAGGTGGACGCCGCCTTCAAGGCCCTGGGCTTCAAGTTCGTGGCCCTGGATCTCGAGCCCTTCCGCTCCGGGAGGATGAACGACGCGGCCGGCATCTCCAGGCCCTCCGCCGACGTCCATCCGCTGCCCGTCGTGAGCTGA
- a CDS encoding ribbon-helix-helix domain-containing protein has product MDMNPRLTSVVFRLSREKLDALKELSRSTRIRQSEYLREAISDLLTKYEDSLVD; this is encoded by the coding sequence ATGGACATGAATCCTCGCCTCACCTCGGTGGTGTTCCGTCTCAGCCGCGAGAAGCTGGATGCGCTCAAGGAGCTGTCGCGCTCGACGAGGATCCGCCAGAGCGAGTACCTGCGCGAGGCCATCTCGGACCTGCTGACGAAGTACGAGGACAGCCTGGTCGACTGA
- a CDS encoding permease, translated as MTLSLSLAAWMLAPLVEWFVEGRRTARVAVEGFLFVALAGLVLVHILPHGVAVAGPEALGAAVLGGGLALASRRRLPASAGGVLAIAGLVAHAALEGRALSLLGPQGDALTVLAVVLHRLPLALGLWWLVRPRTGVLGASALLAGVMLVGAVSLGWGGGVQAPGALRAAALFQSFTAGALLPALLRARPGLEAQDASQRLTAGLGALAAVALLVLISHAHPVLGAQPGELGAGATFLSLSLETAPALLVAYVLSGLLQAFLGEASLGWLRRGSSLSQALRGSVVGMPLALCSCGVLPVYRGLIRKGVPVAAALSFLVAAPELGVSALIMSVPLIGWPLTLARLGGAFAVAVLSGVIVGRLVPTSPTPAPSSSTGQAVPPLRQRIAHGLREGLVESVDHTAPWILVGLGLAALIEPLLQAQWLSRLPPGVDVPLFALLGVPSFVCASGATPLVAVLLHKGMSPGAALAFLLTGPATNVTTFAVMARLHGRKVTAAFAGVVALSSVGMGLALNALLPAQTGLAHQPHEAHGGALEWVGLILLGAVFLASLLRQGPHAFLAQMWPASPGAETSVPTGERISQLHVHGPACGHVHHSPTPEAPGPGRATSPLRAPLRWRPRRAHVHGPACHSGACRHSRDG; from the coding sequence ATGACCCTGTCTCTCAGTCTGGCTGCATGGATGCTGGCCCCCCTGGTGGAGTGGTTCGTCGAGGGGCGGAGGACGGCGCGCGTGGCGGTGGAGGGCTTCCTCTTCGTCGCGCTGGCAGGGCTGGTGCTGGTGCACATCCTCCCCCACGGCGTGGCGGTGGCGGGCCCGGAGGCGCTGGGCGCGGCGGTGCTGGGCGGAGGGCTGGCACTGGCGTCACGCCGACGGCTGCCAGCCTCGGCCGGAGGGGTGCTCGCCATCGCGGGACTGGTGGCCCACGCGGCCCTGGAGGGACGGGCCCTGTCGCTGCTGGGCCCCCAGGGTGATGCGCTCACCGTGCTCGCGGTGGTCCTGCACCGGCTCCCCCTCGCGCTGGGTCTGTGGTGGCTCGTGCGTCCGCGCACCGGGGTCCTGGGCGCCAGCGCGCTGCTGGCGGGCGTGATGCTCGTCGGCGCGGTGAGCCTCGGCTGGGGCGGTGGAGTGCAGGCCCCCGGCGCCCTGCGGGCCGCCGCCCTGTTCCAGTCCTTCACCGCCGGAGCGCTCCTGCCCGCCCTGCTCCGAGCGCGCCCGGGCCTCGAGGCCCAGGACGCCTCCCAGCGGCTCACCGCGGGGCTCGGGGCGCTCGCGGCCGTGGCGCTGCTCGTGCTCATCTCCCACGCGCACCCGGTGCTGGGCGCGCAACCCGGAGAGCTCGGCGCGGGCGCCACCTTCCTGTCGCTCTCCCTGGAGACGGCGCCCGCGTTGCTCGTCGCCTATGTGCTCTCCGGGCTGCTCCAGGCCTTCCTCGGAGAGGCCTCGCTCGGGTGGCTGCGCCGCGGCTCCTCCCTGTCCCAGGCCCTGCGCGGCAGCGTGGTGGGCATGCCCCTGGCGCTGTGCTCCTGCGGCGTGCTCCCCGTGTACCGGGGCCTCATCCGCAAGGGCGTCCCCGTCGCCGCCGCGCTGTCCTTCCTCGTGGCCGCGCCGGAGCTGGGCGTGAGCGCGCTCATCATGTCGGTGCCGCTCATCGGCTGGCCCCTCACCCTCGCGCGCCTGGGCGGTGCCTTCGCCGTGGCCGTGCTCTCCGGCGTCATCGTGGGCCGGCTGGTTCCCACCTCCCCGACCCCCGCCCCCTCCTCTTCCACCGGGCAGGCCGTCCCGCCCCTGCGCCAGCGCATCGCCCATGGCCTGCGCGAGGGGCTCGTCGAGTCCGTGGACCACACCGCGCCGTGGATCCTCGTGGGCCTGGGGCTCGCGGCCCTCATCGAGCCCCTGCTCCAGGCGCAATGGCTCTCGCGCCTGCCGCCGGGCGTGGACGTGCCCCTCTTCGCGCTGCTCGGCGTGCCCAGCTTCGTGTGCGCCTCGGGCGCCACGCCCCTGGTGGCGGTGCTCCTGCACAAGGGCATGTCCCCGGGCGCCGCGCTGGCCTTCCTGCTCACCGGCCCGGCCACCAACGTCACCACCTTCGCCGTCATGGCCCGGCTGCATGGGCGCAAGGTGACCGCGGCCTTCGCGGGCGTCGTGGCACTCAGCTCCGTGGGCATGGGGCTCGCGCTCAACGCGCTGCTGCCGGCCCAGACGGGCCTCGCGCACCAGCCCCACGAGGCGCATGGTGGAGCACTCGAATGGGTGGGGTTGATCCTCCTGGGCGCCGTCTTCCTCGCCTCGCTGCTGCGGCAGGGCCCCCACGCCTTCCTCGCGCAGATGTGGCCCGCCTCGCCGGGAGCGGAGACCAGCGTCCCCACCGGGGAGCGCATCTCCCAGCTCCATGTGCATGGACCGGCCTGCGGTCACGTGCACCACTCCCCCACCCCCGAAGCGCCCGGCCCGGGCCGCGCCACTTCCCCCCTCCGGGCGCCGCTGCGCTGGCGGCCCCGCCGGGCCCACGTCCATGGCCCGGCGTGTCACTCCGGCGCCTGCCGCCACTCCCGCGACGGCTAG
- a CDS encoding MerC domain-containing protein — MSPKVLERTRGNSSGTGRWDRWGQALSLLCMVHCLVLPLVLGALPAVMSHALEETPIHLGMVMLAAVLGGVSFVPGFRRHRDGRVLALGALGLGLLVLAQFLEHGSARETAVTALGATVLVIAHGFNRRRCQDGCAEAVVNAR, encoded by the coding sequence ATGAGCCCCAAGGTCTTGGAGCGCACGCGAGGAAACAGCTCCGGGACGGGCCGGTGGGACCGGTGGGGCCAGGCGCTGTCGCTGCTGTGCATGGTCCACTGCCTGGTGCTGCCCCTGGTGCTGGGCGCGCTGCCGGCGGTGATGAGCCACGCCCTGGAAGAGACGCCCATCCACCTCGGCATGGTGATGCTGGCGGCCGTGCTCGGCGGGGTCAGCTTCGTGCCGGGCTTCAGGCGGCACCGGGATGGGCGCGTGCTCGCCCTCGGCGCCCTGGGACTGGGCCTGTTGGTCCTCGCCCAGTTCCTGGAGCACGGGAGCGCGCGGGAGACGGCGGTCACCGCCCTGGGCGCCACCGTGCTGGTCATCGCGCATGGGTTCAACCGCCGCCGCTGCCAGGACGGCTGCGCCGAGGCCGTCGTCAACGCCCGCTGA
- a CDS encoding tRNA pseudouridine synthase A translates to MKRTPAALWIWYRGTAFRGFQRQPEGPTVQEVLEDSLRKAGVPYPLMPAGRTDRGVHARMQVASLRLPPCYTSEMLSERLPPHLPPDLGLCVARRPPEGFHSQWSASGKEYRYRVQLGGRVAEAWRPFVMEPELEPRLEGRVPTPERVAELLGAAVGCRDFRAFHENSSLRKQRTLESATLHALGGGLFEARLKGDGFGRYQVRYLVGTALLTAAGGLSEERYREALDTGSSIPGFKAPAQGLLLWEVRYPADKDPFPAEERARPPRLPLEPPFISPEEADVQAA, encoded by the coding sequence ATGAAACGCACGCCTGCCGCCTTGTGGATCTGGTATCGAGGCACGGCCTTCCGGGGCTTCCAGCGCCAGCCCGAGGGCCCCACCGTCCAGGAAGTCCTCGAGGACTCCCTGCGCAAGGCGGGTGTCCCCTACCCCCTCATGCCGGCGGGCCGCACCGACCGCGGCGTCCATGCCCGCATGCAGGTGGCCAGCCTCCGCCTGCCTCCTTGCTACACCTCGGAGATGCTGTCGGAGCGGCTACCACCCCACTTGCCCCCGGACCTGGGGTTGTGCGTGGCCCGGCGTCCGCCCGAGGGCTTCCACTCCCAATGGAGCGCCAGTGGGAAGGAGTACCGCTACCGCGTCCAGTTGGGGGGCCGCGTGGCCGAGGCCTGGCGGCCATTCGTGATGGAGCCGGAGCTGGAGCCCCGCCTGGAGGGCCGCGTGCCCACGCCGGAGCGGGTGGCGGAGCTGCTCGGCGCGGCGGTGGGATGCCGGGACTTCCGGGCGTTCCACGAGAACTCCAGCCTGCGCAAGCAGCGCACGCTGGAGTCGGCCACCCTGCACGCGTTGGGCGGAGGTCTGTTCGAGGCGCGGCTGAAGGGAGATGGCTTCGGGCGCTACCAGGTGCGCTACCTCGTGGGCACCGCCCTGCTCACCGCCGCCGGGGGCCTATCAGAGGAGCGCTACCGCGAAGCGCTCGACACGGGCAGCTCCATTCCGGGGTTCAAGGCCCCCGCCCAGGGATTGTTGCTCTGGGAGGTGCGCTACCCGGCCGACAAGGATCCGTTCCCGGCCGAGGAGCGCGCCCGGCCGCCGCGACTGCCGCTCGAGCCGCCCTTCATCAGCCCCGAGGAGGCGGACGTCCAGGCGGCTTGA
- a CDS encoding AgmX/PglI C-terminal domain-containing protein encodes MSAAQDLHLPEQAQPPSQWLYRQGDLVLGPLTGQQLVDKLYAGDITGDTEVSSAGPSGFRKLKDLEPFQLHVAQAVVKLRVEAEARAARARRNRQQAVAGAMAFGLFSALGVGAWQLSRYAAVYLPGGGEEFTLQVDPPVITPARRSIPEELFDYPGEPKRAPARPADAAPDKPAVDAPAGDKPPGKAPEKVASVEPKPGRKSGGRPTGRVSTDPDGLSTEVNYDMGAINRVVKAQQGTLSHCFKEEVERSPGFAAKVPLEFTIGNDGRVAQLWIDNPRLKKGPLFECLLGELKKWPFKAYTGERATVNLAFTIGKKR; translated from the coding sequence ATGTCGGCCGCACAAGACCTCCACCTTCCCGAACAGGCCCAGCCTCCCTCTCAATGGCTCTACCGCCAGGGAGATCTCGTCCTCGGGCCCCTGACCGGCCAACAGCTGGTGGACAAGCTCTACGCGGGCGACATCACCGGCGATACCGAGGTGTCCTCGGCGGGCCCGAGTGGCTTCCGCAAGCTCAAGGACCTGGAGCCCTTCCAACTGCACGTGGCCCAGGCGGTGGTGAAGCTGCGCGTGGAGGCGGAGGCGCGGGCCGCGCGGGCGCGCCGCAACCGGCAGCAGGCGGTGGCCGGCGCCATGGCATTCGGTCTGTTCTCCGCGCTCGGCGTCGGTGCCTGGCAGCTCTCGCGCTACGCCGCCGTGTACCTGCCGGGTGGCGGCGAGGAGTTCACCCTCCAGGTGGATCCGCCCGTCATCACCCCCGCGCGCCGCTCCATTCCCGAGGAGCTCTTCGACTACCCCGGCGAGCCCAAGCGCGCCCCGGCTCGCCCCGCCGACGCCGCGCCGGACAAGCCCGCGGTGGACGCGCCCGCGGGCGACAAGCCACCAGGGAAGGCACCAGAGAAGGTGGCGTCCGTGGAGCCCAAGCCGGGCCGCAAGAGCGGCGGCCGTCCCACGGGCCGGGTCTCCACGGATCCCGACGGCCTGTCGACCGAGGTCAACTACGACATGGGCGCCATCAACCGGGTGGTGAAGGCCCAGCAGGGCACGCTCAGTCACTGCTTCAAGGAAGAGGTCGAGCGCAGCCCGGGCTTCGCGGCCAAGGTGCCGCTGGAGTTCACCATCGGCAACGACGGCCGGGTGGCGCAGCTGTGGATCGACAACCCCCGGCTCAAGAAGGGGCCGCTCTTCGAGTGTCTGCTCGGCGAGCTGAAGAAGTGGCCCTTCAAGGCCTACACGGGTGAGCGCGCCACGGTGAACCTGGCGTTCACCATCGGCAAGAAGCGCTAG
- the clpX gene encoding ATP-dependent Clp protease ATP-binding subunit ClpX, translating to MKKEHHVNLSCSFCGKSQREVRKLIAGPTVYICDECIKLCNDIIADENEREEGKPQVSLPTPMEIKAFLDDYVIGQDQAKKVLSVAVYNHYKRIYQKKPAARPRPGMKPSGSEDVELSKSNILLVGPTGSGKTLLAQSLARFLNVPFTIADATSLTEAGYVGEDVENIIQNLLHNADYDVEKAARGIVYIDEIDKIARKGDTPSATRDVGGEGVQQALLKIIEGTRANVTPRGGKKYNQQEYVQVDTTNILFICGGAFHGIDGVIKRRVGEKGLGFGAKITHREERSVGELLAMVEPEDLMKFGMIPEFIGRLPVVATLNDLKEEDLITILTQPKNALIKQYQKLFEMEKVKLTFTKEALKAIAREAMRRNSGARGLRAILEDAMLDIMYDVPYRDGVKECKITETVVTKHDAPQLVLEKEKKSA from the coding sequence GTGAAGAAGGAGCACCACGTCAACCTGTCCTGCTCGTTCTGCGGCAAGTCGCAGCGCGAGGTCCGCAAGCTCATCGCGGGCCCCACGGTGTACATCTGCGACGAGTGCATCAAGCTGTGCAACGACATCATCGCGGACGAGAACGAACGCGAGGAGGGCAAGCCGCAGGTCAGCTTGCCGACGCCAATGGAGATCAAGGCGTTCCTCGACGACTACGTCATCGGTCAGGACCAGGCGAAGAAGGTCCTGTCGGTCGCCGTGTACAACCACTACAAGCGCATCTACCAGAAGAAGCCGGCGGCCCGGCCTCGTCCGGGGATGAAGCCCTCGGGTTCCGAGGACGTGGAGCTGAGCAAGAGCAACATCTTGCTCGTGGGCCCCACGGGTAGCGGCAAGACACTGCTGGCCCAGTCGCTCGCACGCTTCCTCAACGTTCCCTTCACCATCGCCGACGCCACCAGCCTCACCGAGGCCGGCTACGTGGGCGAGGACGTGGAGAACATCATCCAGAACCTGCTCCACAACGCCGATTACGACGTGGAGAAGGCGGCGCGCGGCATCGTCTATATCGACGAGATCGACAAGATCGCGCGCAAGGGTGACACGCCCAGCGCCACGCGCGACGTGGGCGGCGAGGGCGTGCAGCAGGCGCTCTTGAAGATCATCGAGGGCACGCGCGCCAACGTCACGCCGCGGGGTGGCAAGAAGTACAACCAGCAGGAGTACGTGCAGGTTGATACGACGAACATCCTCTTCATCTGCGGCGGCGCCTTCCACGGCATCGACGGCGTCATCAAGCGCCGCGTGGGTGAGAAGGGCCTGGGCTTCGGCGCGAAGATCACCCACCGCGAGGAGCGCAGCGTGGGCGAGCTGCTCGCCATGGTGGAGCCGGAGGATCTGATGAAGTTCGGGATGATTCCCGAGTTCATCGGCCGTCTGCCGGTGGTGGCGACGCTCAACGATCTGAAGGAGGAGGATCTCATCACGATCCTCACCCAGCCGAAGAACGCCCTCATCAAGCAGTACCAGAAGCTCTTCGAGATGGAGAAGGTGAAGCTGACCTTCACCAAGGAAGCGCTCAAGGCGATCGCCCGCGAGGCCATGCGTCGCAACTCCGGAGCGCGCGGCCTGCGTGCCATCCTCGAGGACGCGATGCTCGACATCATGTACGACGTGCCGTACCGGGACGGCGTGAAGGAGTGCAAGATCACCGAGACGGTGGTGACCAAGCACGACGCGCCCCAACTGGTGCTGGAGAAGGAAAAGAAGTCGGCGTGA
- a CDS encoding kelch repeat-containing protein → MKTSAKSRNTRRMNRRVVVRSSVALALSTLVACQGTADETGEGLAADGSQALLSSAIAPTLKWAWTGSEVLPDYKQVMTTPVVIDLNRDSVPDIVFSTFAGSNYSSDGVLRAISGDDGHELWTVTESALRVKAAAGLTAGDIDGDGRVEVCAIPENGRGVICFTNEGALKLRTPEGAYDYNEWGGPALADLDGDGQVEILDGNRVYTATGALKWVGSDGMGGAKYTGPNAFAADIDQDGRQELINGRSVYRADGSLLCAPSTVPHGFAAVGNFDADDRGEIVVAGRDQVSLVDDTCTVLWSVAVPGGGHGGVPNIADFDGDGQPEIGIAGNRLFSVLKADGSVLWSSPIRDLSSGKNSSTTFDFDGDGKLEVVFTDETYLRIYDGATGTVLFETKNSSGTTHEGPVVADVDGDYQADIVVGANNHAYPGFNGIRVFHGEGWKSARRIWNQHAYAVTNIEDDGSIPAQPATNWLTEGLNTFRSNGPGPAAPYCAPGTWTSAPSLAAPRILHTATRLTNGRVLVLGGFSRTSEIFNPSTNTWSNTGNTRTTHRYHTATLLNDGRVLVAGGDGASATSSAEVYDPATGSWSATGNLSTFRLRHAAVRLKDGRVLVVGGQNKAGGTALASAELYDPATGTWSATGSLNQARYTFTATALSNGRVLVTGGSNGGANLASAEVYDPATGAWTAVGSMAHGRLDHTATALPGGKVLVVGGEANNAVGAATAELFDSASNTWSQAGSLSTPRRDHTATLLPSGAVLVAGGYNPKNSGILTTAELFDPSRRAWCPAASMSTDRYYHTATLLQDGRVLVVAGNSNTNQAAVELFQQQ, encoded by the coding sequence ATGAAGACGAGCGCGAAGAGCCGAAACACGCGGCGCATGAATCGGCGGGTGGTGGTGCGCAGTTCGGTGGCGCTGGCGTTGTCGACGCTGGTGGCGTGCCAGGGAACGGCCGACGAGACGGGTGAGGGCCTCGCGGCGGATGGCTCCCAGGCGCTGCTGTCCTCCGCGATCGCGCCGACGCTGAAGTGGGCGTGGACGGGCAGCGAGGTGCTCCCCGACTACAAGCAGGTGATGACCACGCCGGTGGTGATCGACCTCAACCGGGACAGCGTGCCGGACATCGTCTTCAGCACGTTCGCGGGCTCGAACTACAGCAGCGATGGCGTGCTGCGCGCCATCAGCGGCGACGATGGGCACGAGCTGTGGACGGTGACGGAGTCGGCGCTGCGCGTGAAGGCGGCGGCGGGCCTGACGGCGGGCGACATCGACGGCGACGGCCGCGTGGAGGTGTGCGCCATCCCGGAGAACGGGCGCGGCGTCATCTGCTTCACGAATGAAGGTGCCCTCAAGCTGCGCACCCCCGAGGGCGCGTACGACTACAACGAGTGGGGCGGTCCTGCGCTGGCGGACCTGGACGGCGATGGCCAGGTGGAGATCCTCGACGGCAACCGCGTCTACACCGCCACGGGCGCGCTCAAGTGGGTGGGCTCGGACGGCATGGGCGGGGCGAAGTACACCGGCCCCAACGCCTTCGCGGCGGACATCGATCAGGACGGCCGGCAGGAGCTCATCAACGGCCGCTCCGTGTACCGCGCCGATGGCTCGCTCCTGTGCGCTCCCTCCACGGTGCCCCACGGCTTCGCCGCGGTGGGCAACTTCGACGCGGATGACCGGGGCGAGATCGTCGTGGCCGGCCGTGACCAGGTGAGCCTGGTGGACGACACCTGCACGGTGCTGTGGAGCGTGGCGGTGCCGGGTGGCGGCCACGGTGGCGTGCCCAACATCGCCGACTTCGACGGCGACGGGCAGCCGGAGATCGGCATCGCCGGCAACAGGCTCTTCAGCGTGCTGAAGGCGGACGGCTCGGTGCTCTGGTCGAGCCCCATCCGCGACCTGAGCTCCGGCAAGAACAGCTCCACCACCTTCGACTTCGACGGTGACGGCAAGCTCGAGGTGGTCTTCACCGACGAGACGTACCTGCGCATCTACGACGGCGCCACGGGCACGGTGCTCTTCGAGACGAAGAACAGCTCGGGCACCACGCACGAGGGCCCCGTGGTGGCGGACGTGGACGGGGACTACCAGGCGGACATCGTGGTGGGCGCCAACAACCACGCCTACCCGGGCTTCAACGGCATCCGCGTGTTCCACGGCGAGGGCTGGAAGAGCGCCCGCCGCATCTGGAACCAGCACGCCTACGCGGTGACGAACATCGAGGATGACGGCTCCATCCCCGCCCAGCCGGCCACCAACTGGCTCACCGAGGGACTCAACACCTTCCGCTCCAACGGCCCCGGGCCGGCCGCCCCCTACTGCGCGCCGGGCACCTGGACGTCGGCGCCCAGCCTCGCCGCGCCGCGCATCCTCCACACGGCCACGCGGCTGACCAACGGGCGCGTGCTGGTGCTGGGTGGCTTCAGCCGCACCTCCGAGATCTTCAACCCCTCCACCAACACCTGGTCCAACACCGGCAACACCCGCACCACGCACCGCTACCACACGGCCACGCTGCTCAACGACGGACGCGTGCTCGTGGCGGGCGGTGATGGCGCCAGCGCCACCTCCTCGGCCGAGGTGTACGACCCGGCCACCGGCTCCTGGTCGGCCACGGGCAACCTGAGCACCTTCCGCCTGCGCCATGCCGCCGTGCGCCTCAAGGACGGACGCGTGCTGGTGGTGGGCGGGCAGAACAAGGCGGGCGGCACCGCGCTCGCCTCGGCCGAGCTGTACGATCCGGCCACGGGGACCTGGTCCGCGACGGGCAGCCTGAACCAGGCGCGCTACACCTTCACCGCCACGGCGCTGTCCAACGGCCGGGTGCTGGTGACGGGTGGTTCCAACGGCGGGGCGAACCTGGCCTCGGCCGAGGTGTATGACCCGGCCACCGGTGCCTGGACGGCGGTGGGCTCCATGGCCCATGGCCGTCTGGATCACACGGCCACCGCGCTGCCGGGCGGCAAGGTGCTCGTGGTGGGCGGCGAGGCGAACAACGCGGTGGGTGCCGCCACGGCCGAGCTGTTCGACTCGGCCAGCAACACCTGGTCGCAGGCCGGCAGCCTCTCCACGCCCCGGCGGGATCACACGGCCACGCTGCTGCCCTCGGGCGCCGTGCTCGTGGCGGGCGGTTACAACCCGAAGAACTCGGGCATCCTCACCACGGCCGAGCTGTTCGATCCCTCGCGCCGCGCCTGGTGCCCGGCGGCCAGCATGAGCACGGACCGCTACTACCACACCGCCACGCTGCTGCAGGATGGCCGCGTGCTGGTGGTGGCCGGCAACAGCAACACCAACCAGGCCGCCGTCGAGCTGTTCCAGCAGCAGTAA